The genome window TCAGTAAGCATAATTCCCCGGCGGTAGCAGAAAAGGTACTCTGGAAGATGACAATCTATTGACTTAGTAGAAATATTGTTGAGGGAAGGGGCGATCGCGCTGGTTGTTCCTTCCGATTAGATCGCATAGAAAACAAATTACATTCTCAAGGCTGATAGAACCAGGATACAGTGCCGTTTAATCAATCGGGTCAAACCTTTTCACTAGGAGCGCCCACAAAATGATAGGCAGTCCGGCAGCAATGCTGAGAAGGGCTTGAGTAAGAGTCAGGGGTTGAGTGTCAAAGAGCCCATTCATCACACTCCATTGACTAAACAAAACTTGTAGTATCCCCAAAGCCCCCGCTCCAATAACTGGAGCATAGCTGATAGGTCGGCGGTGACCAAAGAGGTTTGCCATAACAGAGGGAACAAAACTACTGATGGTCAGGAGGTAGAAAGTCTCGGAGGCAACCAGTGCATTGATAGCAACCGTCCGAGCAATGTCAGCATCGTTTGTCATTTTTAATGCCCACTCAAACATGCCGAAGGTGACGATACAGTTCCAAATCGAGATGATTAAAACTCGGAAGATTAAACTCTTAGAAAGCAATGCTTCACTGGGGTTGCGAGGCGGTTGTTGCATAGCACGCTGGGATTTCGGCTCAAACGCTAGCGGCAAGGAAAGCGCGATCGCACTAACTAAATTGACCCACAGAATTTGCACAGGAACAATCGGCAGTATGGTTCCAAGCAACACGCCCAGTAAAACGGTCAGAGACTCACCCCCGCTTATTGGTAAGATAAACCCGATCGCCCGCCGTAAATTGCGATAAACGGTACGTCCTTCTTCAACAGCTGCCCCGATTGAGGCAAAATTATTATCAGTTAAAATCATGTGCGCCGCTTCTTTGGCGACTTCCGTGCCCATGCCCATTGCCACACCAATATCCGCCTGTTTTAGGGCAGGAGCATCGTTAACGCCATCACCTGTCATCGCTACAATTTCGCCTTTCGCTTTCAACGCTTCAACTAGACGCAGTTTTTGTTCAGGGGCGACTCGCGCAAAGACATCGGTGGCTTCCACAGCATTTCCCAAGCCGTCGGAATTCATCTGGACAAGCTCGCGACCAGTAAATGCAGTCTGAGATTGTTGCAAGCCAATCATCTGAGCGATCGCGGTTGCGGTCGTCGGATGGTCTCCCGTGATCATCTTGACTTTAATTCCGGCAGTATGACAGTCCCGGACAGCAGCGATCGCTTCTGGACGGGGTGGGTCGATCATGCCCTGCAAGCCCAGAAAGACTAGATCTTGCTCAAGCTCATCTGGCTCAATAGTTTCGGCATCTGGGGCGATCGTTTTTTTGGCGAATGCCAGCACCCGCAACCCTTTTTGAGCCATTGCCTCCGCTTGCTGCTGAGTTAACGCAACATCCAGCGCAGTTTGTTCTGCCTGGGAATTCATCAAACTTCGACAGCGCGGCAGAATGGCTTCGATCGAACCTTTGACATAAACACCGCGATCGGTTCCCTGCTGATGCAACGTTGCCATATATTGAGCTTTCGAGCTAAAAGGAAGTACATCCAAGCGCGGCAGTTCAGTATCCAAAGCCCCTCGATCCAATCCGGCTTTCTCGGCAGCAATCAGCAATGCGCCTTCAGTGGGGTCGCCTACAATCTCCCATTGGTCATCCCCAAGCTGAAGATGCGAATCGTTACAAAGCAACCCAGCTAACAAACAGTCGCGTAGTGCCGCATTGGTAGTTAGGTTAACCCGCTGCTGGTTATATAAAATCTCCCCCTGAGGTTCATAACCGACTCCGGTTACCGAGTATTGTTGTCCACCCGCAGCGATTTCCTGAACGGTCATCTGGTTTTTGGTCAGGGTGCCCGTTTTGTCAGAACAGATGACTGTCGTGCTACCCAACGTTTCAACCGCTGGCAGTTCCCGGATGATCACGTGACGCTTTGCCATCCGGGACACCCCGATCGCCAGGGTAATGGTGACAATTGCAGGCAACCCCTCAGGAACAGCACTAACTGCCAGTGCTACGGCTGCTTTGAACGTTTCAAAAAAGTCTCCACCCCGTCCAATTCCAATCGCTAACGCCATCGCTGCTAATACCAAAACGGCATAGAGCAAGGTACGGCTAAACTTCTCAATCTTGCGGGTTAGCGGCGTTTTGAGGTGACCAGACTGCTGCATCAGTTGCGCTACCCGTCCGGCTTCAGTCTGATCTGCGATCGCAGTCACTAGCCCCATCCCTTGCCCCGCCGTAACCAAACTGCCCGTGTACGCCATGTTGATGCGATCGGCAAGCGAAATATCTTGAGGCAACTGCTCTGTAACTTTGATGATTGGAACCGACTCGCCAGTGATGCCAGACTCATCAATCTGCAAATCAAAAGCATCGGTTAAGCGTAAGTCTGCGGGAACTTTATCGCCTGCCGTCAGCACAACCAAGTCTCCCAAGGTCAGTTCACTGGAAGAAATTTGTACCTTCTCTTCATCCCGAAACACCGTTGCGCTCATCGTTACGACTTCTGCGAGAGCCGCGATTGCATTCTCAGCCTTTGACTCTTGGATAAAGCCAATTAAAGCATTGCCGATCGCAACAGTAAAAATAACGCTTGCATCTACAGGTTCTTTGAACAGGGCTGTAACGGTCGCAGCCACCAGGAGAATATATTGAACAGGCTGTTGAAATTGCTGAAGGAACCGCCGCCAGCGACTTTCCCGTGACTGACTAGCAAGGCGATTGTAGCCGTATTGAGTCTGCCGTTTTGGGATCTCATCAAGCGTTAAACCCCGATTAGAGTCACTTTCAAGAAGTTGAGATGCCTTTTCTATGGAGAGATGATGCCAAGGATGTGATAGCAAAATGAACTTGCTTCCTTCCAAAAAACGCAATAGGTTTCTGTATAGTGAGTCGTTAAACTCAGACAATTGCCAGTATTAAGCAACTGCCAGTAACAGTAATATCTCAACTCTAGCAAAACCTCTTTGCTGTTGCTTCTCTCCTTGGATCAGTAGATTGCTATCAATCTCACTCTTGCCCTGGAAGCTCACGTTAGTTTGCTCAATTTATATAGATATGCAAGATCATCTCTCCACCACGTTTGGACGATCGTCGATCTGATTGAAAAGCGATCGATTGAGAACAGTCATAATTGGATTCTCTGTCAGCGAATTCTGGGTACTGCCACCGTGATTTATGAACCGAGATTCAGCCAGTCTGCTTGATATTGTCAGATTTTTAGTATCTTTTGCCCAAAGTAAAAAGCAAGAGATGACTCAGTGGGTCGTCTCTTGCCATTCTTGTAATAGCCTCATCACGATCGCTTCTGAGAGGTTGTCTGAGAAGTCTAGGTTGCTATCCAACCCGCCCCCAAAGTCCCCCATTTTGGGGGACTTTGAAGAAGGAGTGGCTCGGAAGTCGCCCCAAAATGGGGGGTTGGGGGGCAAGTGTAAGAATCTTTGATACTTCTCAGACATCCTCTGACAACTTCTACGCTTCTTTGTTCAGAAAGCCTTGAATTTGCTTGATTGCGACCTTACCAATGTTATAAAAAGCCCAGCTTCCCGCCAAAATAACAGGCAGAAGCACCACCAAAATTCGCCAGTCCATAGTGT of Timaviella obliquedivisa GSE-PSE-MK23-08B contains these proteins:
- a CDS encoding HAD-IC family P-type ATPase, with protein sequence MLLSHPWHHLSIEKASQLLESDSNRGLTLDEIPKRQTQYGYNRLASQSRESRWRRFLQQFQQPVQYILLVAATVTALFKEPVDASVIFTVAIGNALIGFIQESKAENAIAALAEVVTMSATVFRDEEKVQISSSELTLGDLVVLTAGDKVPADLRLTDAFDLQIDESGITGESVPIIKVTEQLPQDISLADRINMAYTGSLVTAGQGMGLVTAIADQTEAGRVAQLMQQSGHLKTPLTRKIEKFSRTLLYAVLVLAAMALAIGIGRGGDFFETFKAAVALAVSAVPEGLPAIVTITLAIGVSRMAKRHVIIRELPAVETLGSTTVICSDKTGTLTKNQMTVQEIAAGGQQYSVTGVGYEPQGEILYNQQRVNLTTNAALRDCLLAGLLCNDSHLQLGDDQWEIVGDPTEGALLIAAEKAGLDRGALDTELPRLDVLPFSSKAQYMATLHQQGTDRGVYVKGSIEAILPRCRSLMNSQAEQTALDVALTQQQAEAMAQKGLRVLAFAKKTIAPDAETIEPDELEQDLVFLGLQGMIDPPRPEAIAAVRDCHTAGIKVKMITGDHPTTATAIAQMIGLQQSQTAFTGRELVQMNSDGLGNAVEATDVFARVAPEQKLRLVEALKAKGEIVAMTGDGVNDAPALKQADIGVAMGMGTEVAKEAAHMILTDNNFASIGAAVEEGRTVYRNLRRAIGFILPISGGESLTVLLGVLLGTILPIVPVQILWVNLVSAIALSLPLAFEPKSQRAMQQPPRNPSEALLSKSLIFRVLIISIWNCIVTFGMFEWALKMTNDADIARTVAINALVASETFYLLTISSFVPSVMANLFGHRRPISYAPVIGAGALGILQVLFSQWSVMNGLFDTQPLTLTQALLSIAAGLPIILWALLVKRFDPID
- a CDS encoding photosystem II protein Y, producing MDWRILVVLLPVILAGSWAFYNIGKVAIKQIQGFLNKEA